The stretch of DNA TGTTTCACtcttgtattaaaattaatacgagtacaaaaaaaatatttaaactatatttttcaatacaataaattatttaaaatatacagaATATATTAAATAACTAAAGTGTAGTACAATAAAACaaaatgaaattattttacgTACTGAAAATACGATAGGAACATAAATTGTGTAACCAATTATTTTGGTGTATTGAGAGCTTCTCTTTATATATTATGTGAGTAGGGATAGTTTTGCCTTACAGATTAATGATTTttgataataattattaaattaaattatatgagatccAGTAATCATATTAATAGTGGTATAATACATTACAATATCGTTAAGTATTATCAATACTTTTAACATTTCTTATATTAATATAGTCATAAATATTTCACGTGCACGTGTGACTTTTCACTAGGAATAATTAAAAAGtacaaaatataataacaaatattatataataagttCTCAATCGATTTATAGATTCAACATTGGATAGTGAGTTtctttacaaattttttaatatttttagatctattttatataactaaatatttcaaaaaattatgtataaatTACGTAGTTATAactcattgtttaatttttattatgtgttaaataaatttattagaaATAACAATAGTGACAAAGTATACAATGATAATaacgattttaaataatcatgacataaaaagagaaatgtttacttaaataatttttaacaaataaatcaatcATTTTTGGATCAAGAGCATCCCAATTTCTTGGATCAAATGTgtcaagtaaatttttaaatgaGTTTGTTTGCTCAGCATTATTATTATcctctaaaattttattttcgagtGAATTATTCAAATGGTCATCATCACAATTTTTATaatcaaaattttgattttctagATTATCATTTTCAATAGGCACATCATCTTTATTTTCCACATTATCATTTTCAATAGGCATGTCACTTCTATTTTCTACATTATCATTTTCACTATGATTCTCAATAATAGGCAACATATTTTCAGAAATTTCAGTATCAACAACATTATGATTATGATTTTCAAAAGAAACTTGTGGTTCTTTTATAATGAATTTATCAAGAGCTCCTCTTTGAGATTGCGTTAACtcctcaatttttttctttttcttacgcTTTTCATACCCAgactcatattttttaattttatgagaCAAAGTAATAGCAAcaactaatataatatttcaaagaacaatcaagataataataattattaatttaaaagttcAAAAAGGGATGAAAAAACATGATATTTGCTGCTAATTCCGTCTTCAAAGTTTAAAACTTCAAATTGTGAAAATTTGCCGTCACCAATTGGCCAATGCTCATttaaaattgattttctgatttaTGTAATGATATTTTTAGAATAAAGTTATtgtactaataaataataattaactaaataacaattaatctcaattaaaaaaaaattacaaaaatatgattgATTGACAGTATTAAACAATGGTGAATTACAACatatacattatgtaaatatgtaAATAGGTATAATACATAttacatacttttttttttctctattagTTTCAGCATTAAATACGTAAATAagtatatttagtttttttaaaaaataaaaggtaaaaagacaaagaaaaaaaactagCTAACTACTAATATTAACTACACTGTTAATCATAAaaagtgagatcaaatataacaaatatacagatttgaaattaaaaataataaacaatatagaTACAATGAACAAAGAATAAATATCAAATACATACCTTCTATTAACCGTTGATAAATTTGCCTCAAAAATTCCAATGAATGATATTATTCttcaattcttttttttttatatatatatatataaaaaactaaaaatatagatgataataaaatatatctaatatctttcttctcaattctcataaacaattttgatttttgatgTGGATGAAAAAGCTTAAAatgggatatatatatatatatatagtaggtgaatacaaaagttttaaaaaaattaattaaatggtaTTAATAAATTTGGTACCGTTAGTTTATTAAAAACTAGGAAATTTGGTACTTAATTGACTAATAGTCTAATACTtggtttataaaaaaaaaattaaaaaggttAAAAATTAATGAGCTTTTGTTGGGAAGGAGAAGAATGAGAGAGATAAGACCAACGTCTCTCAATTAATGATCCCTATTAAATGGGCTTTTGCAATGACCAAGGGAGGGagcttatcaaaaaaaaaataataataacaaaattggGCCCTTTTCTTGCGTGGGCCCTGTACAGTAGGTCTGCCTGCACACCATTAGGGTTGGGCCTGATTGTCAAATATATTGGGTCATATGGTATTTTCTCGTTCTCTTCATCGATCGAGATATCCTCCTTTTCACCCAAGAAAGattaattgaattatcaaaaattTAGAGCAAGAAATGCAATGAAGtgcatttaaatatattttttaggggtatacaaattaatattagcaattcaaataatttatggTTGGCTTGTCTAGATATGGGATCTCACGCTGCATCTTTACTCTTATATTGGATGGTGCATATAAACAATGCATTAGGAATTAGATTTAACTATTAAGATTGCTGAAACATCTAGATGGGTTGCAAAATGACCGTATCATCTTCTACAATATTAAAAGTTGAAATTTGAGGGCGGTAATATAATACTAAAAGCTGCTATTAGTGGATAACTTtgcttatataattaaatttattaacatgCTTCTTGCAGAAAACTATATAAATGAAGAAACTATGATGCTCAAATTTCATTACACCTTTAATAATTTTCTCAACAAGTATTAATTTGTAACTTGTCTGCTCAGATCTCGTCGACGATGGAAGAACATTCCAAAGTTCTGGCACGATCAAGGAGAGGGAGAATGAGAGAGAGATTTGGGGCTTTGGGGTTCTCGAGCATTGGCAAAACTAAGCAATTGTGTGGCTGCCACGAGGGTTGGGGAGGCTGCCGTGAGGGTTGGGGTGGGCAGTGGCGGGGATTGGCATGTGGCTGGAGATGAAGAAGACAAggaagagaaaaaagaaaaaaaattattttaaaaattttaaataatttatttatttttattataatttttttaaaattaaaattgtaatttaGACCAATAATAATTGGACATGTGTCAATTTTGAATAAGTGaacatatcttttaaagttGGGACTAACGGACTTATAAAAAGTACGACTTTGAGGATTATTGCCGCTATTTTTTGTGGTTGGGGATTAATCTCAATCAAAGTAAATTTTTAAAGGACTTTTGCTGCAAATATCCcttataatttttatgtaattttatattttttttattcatttaatatttgtttattgttttacccaaaattaaactataatattaatattatatagtgCTTTATGTAATACAAAATTTAGTTGTTTGCAAGAAATTGTGCTTTATTATGAAGAGGAGTGCTACCATCAACCTTCTGTTACAATCTCTAAGTTAATTTCCATGCCCAAAAATACatgtcggaatattttttttccaatttttttttcacggGGGTATTTGTTATGCTTACAATatcatccctgtaaatttttgaaattttttgaatagtttacagtgccgaaaatacgtttgaagttttttgaacgcGCGTGGTAAACTGGAATATCAGGAACTCTTTTTTTGCtactgtaaactattcggaattttcaaaaatttacagggatgatATTGTAAATATAACGAATACCACtatgaaaaaaatttgaaataaaatatttcggCATGTGATTTCGGACGTGAAGATTGACTAAGaaattgtaattagtatttCTTTATGATGAATCGTTGGTCGTATGCATGCCTAAGCCAACACCTCTACTCCCTAGGGTTGGCcccaaaattaaattataatattaataggttaattatcaatttttctccccgaactttgacatgtactaagtCATGCCCCccgaacttttttggccgttaaaaatttcccctaaactattaagattgttagatttaaggacttttgtctaattttagtaaaagaattctaacatagatgaaaattttagataaaagtccttaaatctaacaatctcaatagttcaggaggaatttttaacggccaaaaaaattcaagaagcataatttggtatatgtcaaaattcgggGGAAAAATTACTTATTAGCCATATGAATATTATACGGTGCTTTGTGTAATAAAAAGAAAGGCATTTTACATAAGTGTAtacattttcttaaataattacaaaaaaatgtgcaaaaaaaattaattgtcacaatgtacacatttgaaaacatttttacataaaatcatacaaattcttaatttaattatattggaTGGATTTAATGAGAATGATTACCATAATTCAATTTTATccgttttttaattatttgtatgGCTAAATTGTACAACATTTAATGAGTAAGCTTTCAAACCATAATCAATATTAGaatattactaataaataataaaatttgtattagGCATGGTATATAATATCATGTATATAATATgtacattaataataaaatttgtattagAATATTACTAATATCACGTATATAATCTGTACATTAATAATTGCATGGTATATTTTTCAAACTCAATActtatataatcatgatttttttattaaaatatgtcATATATGCCCTATATATTATGAGATTAGTACTGCTATTATgttgtttaatttaatattcataatatatatatattatgatattttgtttgaaaaatctttggaaatattttgtatgtatatatgtttattttattttctattaattaaacatactaatttaataaacaaaataataatattcacataggttTATTATATTAGTGTCATGTttcttttttagaaaataaattaatatataaaaaaaactgtttatcttcttctttcttttttgtttattgtgtcctatttattttttctaattaaataatatttggagtttataaagttatgtttgtttatttatttattttttgatgtaagaattgtatttcaatagaaaattcttccactaactcattagaaaataataaatatatagacacaataaaaagaaaatatatttattttagtatagtatatattggctatgtttatttttatatttacaattataataaacatactaataatataaaatactttgtatatatatgtttattttgtttttatttattaaacatactaatttaataaacaaaataataatattcagatatgtttattatatcactctgcgtgtcatgtttattttttagaattttaagcattgatttatatttatatacattaatgtttataattttgatattgtattttattgaaaaaaaacttattaagttatattaattcatactaaaatagataataaacatttatctttaataaaaaaaaatatttaatttgtttatttttataaaactgtttattatttatttacttaatttgacaaaattctttattttgaattttaataaacatgttttattattaataatttttatttattttttctaattaaataatatttagagtttataaagttttgtttgcttatttatttattttttgatgtaagaattgtatttcaatagaaaattcttccactaactcattagaaaataataaatatatagacacaataaaaagaaaatatatttattttagtatagtataaattggctatgtttatttttatatttacaattataataaacatactaataatataaaatactttgtatatatatgtttattttgtttttatttattaaacatactaatttaataaacaaaataataatattcagatatgtttattatatcactctgcgtgtcatgtttattttttagaattttaagcattgatttatatttatgtacattaatgtttataattttgatattgtattttattgaaaaaaaattattaagttatattaattcatactaaaatagataataaacatttatcttaaataaaaaaaaatatttaatttgtttatttttataaaattgtttattatttatttacttaatttgacaaaattctttattttgaattttaataaacatgttttattattaataatttttaaaacattaatataataaacataaggataaaatattacaaaataatattataaacattaattaatataataatctatttatggtaattagtttaatcattaatgatttatattatttaatgattaaaatgtatgattttatgtaataaattttgaaaatgtataaatttttcaaataattttcttttacacattttttgtaataattttaattttgttgtgAAAAAAAGCCTAAAAAGAAATAGTTGTTTACCAACATTAaactataatattaatattatatggtagtttgtgtaataataaaaaaaataattgtttatattatttagtgatgtaataaaaaatagttgTTTGCAACGCGTGGACCGTTAGCCAGGTGAGATGGTGGTTTATCATGAACCCTCAGAGAGTCACATGCTTGTCAACTCTACTCCCCAGGTTGGCAGCGTGCGGTGCTTTAGACTTCAGCCACTTGAAGCTCCTAACCATCTTGTAGGAATGGGACCACGTCCCTACAAGGGTGGTCGGAGTGAGCACCATCCATATGACTAGGGAGTACGGCCCACGCTAGATGCAACCCAACTACTTTGCCCCACTTGGTTACAGGCCCACGGGACTGGACCCGGCGATAGGATTGTATAAAGTaatcaatataaacatattaaaaaagttATGTTTCGTCCATGTGGGAGGGATGggatttcttcttccttaaaccaAATCAAAACTTGTTCTTCTCAGTTAGTGTAAAAATCAATCTCAGATGCTATCCTACTCTCCACTCCTCATCTCACTGCACAACAGACTCAGAGACACAAAAAAACCTCTTTTTCCCTCTCCACCAAGGAACCCACTCACCGGCGGCGGCGCAGTTGCATCGTCCTCTAAGATCATGTATGTATGTCGtttcagtatttttttttcctttctttctttctttctatgtcTATCTCTTCGTGCcttatgtatgaatttttgttaTTGCTCGGTATTAGTTCTCATAGGGCTTGATTATCTTCCTTGACGCTCGCTGGGTTTATCATACAATACAAGTTtggaattaatttgttttttggcATTTTTGCTCGCAACGTGTTTGATATAATGTCTCTTTCAAGATTATGCATTTTTCATTAGTTTTATCGTGCAAAGTTGACAATTTTGTAATTAGTTCTGTTGGTTTAAATCATTTAAACACCTAGTAAAATAAAACGCCCAATGAAAGGAATGCTCACTGGTCCTGTAACTATTTTGAATTGGTCTTTCGTTAGAAATGATCAACCAAGGTAAGATACAagtataaattaataatgtctTTCTGCTTTCAGGTCTGAGACCTGCTATCAAATTGCTTTGGCAATTAAGGATGAAGTTGAGGATCTTGAAAAGGCCCTGGTGTGTATAAGAGTTTCCATATTCACACAAGGCAGTGCAAGAATTTAAGGAAGCTAAAGCTGTAAGTATAAGAGTTTTACAATTTCTCCAATCTTTTATGCCATCAACTTGTCTAAGAATTCGATAACATGAGGGGGGGAAGTTCCTCAATAATatcttttgtttgtttgttggtaGTTCAttattaaaagttattttttatttgctcTACAAATTATTTACAGAATTCAGAGATACTTCTACTCTCGCAATTCACAACTGTTGAATATTGATGATATGTGCACTAATTTTTTACACAACATATGGCATGTTTTTCATCCAGCCATAATTATTTGAAGGTAGAATCCACTATGTTAAGAAGGTATGCCATGTCATTGTGAGTAAAATCTTGGTAAATTACTTGTGTGCACATATCATTGCTTTCAATctctatatatatgtgtgtatatttCTGTGTTGAATTTTTTTCCCTTGCCTTGTGAGAATACAAGATGAATTTCTGGAAACCCATGTCACATGTTCATAGAAAACATTGTTGCTTGTAAATATGTGTATTGTAATTTTCATTGTTGTTCCTTATCTTAAAGCTTGAGTTCAATGATCAAGTcagtttcttttaatttttccaGCTGAAACTGAAAGTACTATCAAGATCAATTATGGATTCTTAATTCTAGAAATGTGGAGACATTAGAGAGAAGTTTAAAAGGAGAAAAGGactgagtttttttattttccttttagaaatattaaactaaaGAATACTCTATATTGCATTTGATTCTAAGATCTAACCAAGCTTGGTAAAgtttttcaatttaataattTGTATAAGATGCTTAATTTCTTCTCATAATACTTGCCTTGCAGCTAGGATTAGATACTGTACCAGTTCTTGTTGGTCCAGTGTCTTACTTGTTGCTATCAAAACCAGCAAAAGGTGTTGAGAAgtccttctctcttctttcccTCATTGGAAATATTCTTTCAGTCTACAAGTaagaatattatatttttatcagaCGTTACCTTTTTCAATGTTATCTTGTATTAAATCTTGTCAACCAAAAATGGTCTATGCTATGCAGGGAGGTTGTGGCTGAACTAAAGGCTGCAGGTGCCACTTGGATTCAGTTTGATGAGCCCACCCTTGTGAAGGATCTTGATTCTCACCAATTACAAGCATTTACTCATGCCTACTCAGAACTAGAGTCATCTTTGTCTGGTTTGAATGTTATAATTGAATCATATTTTGCTGATGTTCCTGCCGAggcatacaaaacacttacctcTCTAAAGGGTGTAGCTGGGTATGGCTTTGACCTGGTCTGTGGAACAAAGATCCTTGATTTGATCAAGAGTGGATTTCCTTCTGGAAAATACTTGTTTGCTGGAGTGGTAGATGGGCGCAATATATGGGCCAACGATCTTGCATCTTCCATCAGTACCCTAGAGGCACTTGAGGGTATTGTTGGAAAAGGTATTCTTTCTATAAGTTCTTTGCGTTGGTTTAGAATGTTACTACTGTTCTAGAGGTTTAAGTATTTTCTGCTATCTTTCACATGCTGTAGACAAGGTTGTTGTCTCTACATCCTGCTCTCTTCTACACACTGCGGTTGATCTTGTGAATGAGACTAAGTTAGATGCGGAGATCAAGTCATGGCTTGCATTTGCTGCTCAAAAAGTAGTTGAAGTAAATGCCCTGGCTAAGGTATTGTCTGGACACAAGGATGAGGTGCTTTTTTCTCCctacatattatatttgttcTTCAATATTTTTCCAGACAGAAAATTATACTTAATAGGTTTTTTAATTTAGTTGCAAGCTTGTTAGTTAAATTATTTGCATAATAACTTGCTACTTTTTTATATCTTTCTGATTCTTGAGGAATTGggatttgatttattagttttgagcttttttccctctctcttttgtaatctataaatttttataGGGATATTCCTTTCATTATTTTTacgtaattttattatttagctCTAACTAGGAAGACACTGTATGAACAGGactacatataaatgtaattatgAATGTTGCCGCTGTCTTGTTGTGTCAAGTGATGATCAGTCGAGCTTGGATTTttctttatgatttttttttatgtaacttTTTGTGCTGGCCTACTATATAATTCTACAATACAAGTGAATAAATTCAGTGTCTGGTTTTTTATTTGTCTCCAGGCTTTCTTTGCTGCCAATGCAGCAGCTCAAGCTTCAAGAAAATCTTCAACTAGGGTAACAAATGAGCATGTTCAAAAATCAGTAAGTCTATGTTAAATGTGAATAGATGTCCACTTCAACATCTCATGTTCTATAGTTTTGATGTGATCATCTTTTCCTTACTCTGGACTGCAATTCTTTGCTTTTAAAGGCTGCTGCTTTGAAGGGCTCTGACAACCGTCGAGCAACAAATGTGAGTGTCAGGCTGGATGCCCAGCAGAAAAAGTTGAGCCTTCCTGTTCTTCCAACTACCACAATTGGATCCTTCCCTCAGACCATGGATCTCAGAAGAGTCCGTCGTGAATACAAGGCTAAAAAGTGAGCTCCTGGCTAGCTGAGTATTGCTATAATTGTcctaaaaaatttctaaatgaTTTTGTTTGAACTAACTGAACTGTTATTGGTGTATACATTAGAATCTCCGAAGAAAATTATGTCAGTGCGATCAAGGAGGAGATTAACAAAGTTGTCAAGCTCCAAGAAGAGCTCGACATTGATGTATAGTTTTCACATTTATATCTTTTTATGAAGATCTTATTAAACTGCTCCTTTGTCAATCAGAGGAATGATATGTTTGAGTACTTTGGAGAGCAATTATCTGGCTTTGCCTTCACTGTCAATGGGTGGGTTCAGTCTTATGGATCTCGCTGTGTCAAGCCACCTATCATCTATGGTGATGTCAGTCGCCCCAAGGCC from Cannabis sativa cultivar Pink pepper isolate KNU-18-1 chromosome 2, ASM2916894v1, whole genome shotgun sequence encodes:
- the LOC115719901 gene encoding 5-methyltetrahydropteroyltriglutamate--homocysteine methyltransferase 1-like isoform X3, translating into MLSYSPLLISLHNRLRDTKKPLFPSPPRNPLTGGGAVASSSKIMYLGLDTVPVLVGPVSYLLLSKPAKGVEKSFSLLSLIGNILSVYKEVVAELKAAGATWIQFDEPTLVKDLDSHQLQAFTHAYSELESSLSGLNVIIESYFADVPAEAYKTLTSLKGVAGYGFDLVCGTKILDLIKSGFPSGKYLFAGVVDGRNIWANDLASSISTLEALEGIVGKDKVVVSTSCSLLHTAVDLVNETKLDAEIKSWLAFAAQKVVEVNALAKVLSGHKDEAFFAANAAAQASRKSSTRVTNEHVQKSAAALKGSDNRRATNVSVRLDAQQKKLSLPVLPTTTIGSFPQTMDLRRVRREYKAKKISEENYVSAIKEEINKVVKLQEELDIDV
- the LOC115719901 gene encoding 5-methyltetrahydropteroyltriglutamate--homocysteine methyltransferase 1-like isoform X4; this translates as MLSYSPLLISLHNRLRDTKKPLFPSPPRNPLTGGGAVASSSKIMYLGLDTVPVLVGPVSYLLLSKPAKGVEKSFSLLSLIGNILSVYKEVVAELKAAGATWIQFDEPTLVKDLDSHQLQAFTHAYSELESSLSGLNVIIESYFADVPAEAYKTLTSLKGVAGYGFDLVCGTKILDLIKSGFPSGKYLFAGVVDGRNIWANDLASSISTLEALEGIVGKDKVVVSTSCSLLHTAVDLVNETKLDAEIKSWLAFAAQKVVEVNALAKAFFAANAAAQASRKSSTRVTNEHVQKSAAALKGSDNRRATNVSVRLDAQQKKLSLPVLPTTTIGSFPQTMDLRRVRREYKAKKISEENYVSAIKEEINKVVKLQEELDIDV
- the LOC115719901 gene encoding 5-methyltetrahydropteroyltriglutamate--homocysteine methyltransferase 1-like isoform X1; the encoded protein is MLSYSPLLISLHNRLRDTKKPLFPSPPRNPLTGGGAVASSSKIMYLGLDTVPVLVGPVSYLLLSKPAKGVEKSFSLLSLIGNILSVYKEVVAELKAAGATWIQFDEPTLVKDLDSHQLQAFTHAYSELESSLSGLNVIIESYFADVPAEAYKTLTSLKGVAGYGFDLVCGTKILDLIKSGFPSGKYLFAGVVDGRNIWANDLASSISTLEALEGIVGKDKVVVSTSCSLLHTAVDLVNETKLDAEIKSWLAFAAQKVVEVNALAKVLSGHKDEAFFAANAAAQASRKSSTRVTNEHVQKSAAALKGSDNRRATNVSVRLDAQQKKLSLPVLPTTTIGSFPQTMDLRRVRREYKAKKGMICLSTLESNYLALPSLSMGGFSLMDLAVSSHLSSMVMSVAPRP
- the LOC115719901 gene encoding 5-methyltetrahydropteroyltriglutamate--homocysteine methyltransferase 1-like isoform X2, which encodes MLSYSPLLISLHNRLRDTKKPLFPSPPRNPLTGGGAVASSSKIMYLGLDTVPVLVGPVSYLLLSKPAKGVEKSFSLLSLIGNILSVYKEVVAELKAAGATWIQFDEPTLVKDLDSHQLQAFTHAYSELESSLSGLNVIIESYFADVPAEAYKTLTSLKGVAGYGFDLVCGTKILDLIKSGFPSGKYLFAGVVDGRNIWANDLASSISTLEALEGIVGKDKVVVSTSCSLLHTAVDLVNETKLDAEIKSWLAFAAQKVVEVNALAKAFFAANAAAQASRKSSTRVTNEHVQKSAAALKGSDNRRATNVSVRLDAQQKKLSLPVLPTTTIGSFPQTMDLRRVRREYKAKKGMICLSTLESNYLALPSLSMGGFSLMDLAVSSHLSSMVMSVAPRP
- the LOC115719901 gene encoding 5-methyltetrahydropteroyltriglutamate--homocysteine methyltransferase 2-like isoform X5; amino-acid sequence: MLSYSPLLISLHNRLRDTKKPLFPSPPRNPLTGGGAVASSSKIMYLGLDTVPVLVGPVSYLLLSKPAKGVEKSFSLLSLIGNILSVYKEVVAELKAAGATWIQFDEPTLVKDLDSHQLQAFTHAYSELESSLSGLNVIIESYFADVPAEAYKTLTSLKGVAGYGFDLVCGTKILDLIKSGFPSGKYLFAGVVDGRNIWANDLASSISTLEALEGIVGKDKVVVSTSCSLLHTAVDLVNETKLDAEIKSWLAFAAQKVVEVNALAKVLSGHKDEISSTMEEHSKALARSRRGRMRERFGALGFSSIGKTKQLCGCHEGWGGCREGWGGWWRGLACGWR
- the LOC115719901 gene encoding 5-methyltetrahydropteroyltriglutamate--homocysteine methyltransferase-like isoform X6; translation: MLSYSPLLISLHNRLRDTKKPLFPSPPRNPLTGGGAVASSSKIMYLGLDTVPVLVGPVSYLLLSKPAKGVEKSFSLLSLIGNILSVYKEVVAELKAAGATWIQFDEPTLVKDLDSHQLQAFTHAYSELESSLSGLNVIIESYFADVPAEAYKTLTSLKGVAGYGFDLVCGTKILDLIKSGFPSGKYLFAGVVDGRNIWANDLASSISTLEALEGIVGKDKVVVSTSCSLLHTAVDLVNETKLDAEIKSWLAFAAQKVVEVNALAKISSTMEEHSKALARSRRGRMRERFGALGFSSIGKTKQLCGCHEGWGGCREGWGGWWRGLACGWR